A genome region from Pseudomonas pergaminensis includes the following:
- a CDS encoding dermonecrotic toxin domain-containing protein — translation MPHLPNPAPGATPPEDKGPHYELIKHKIPPWLLSTSPARVEALRKARLDLAPWSHSGTPQAHASLKTANAQAWVTQNTVDERLKQVQDVYAFAEPLLTQALKTEYGVDASVRDTFLFLYSVKGTFIQGVTSRSVSLLDAALQNFAKDEHFTDDSSYISPPDARGHFTLKPLKQQMSIAQFTALCRQLDLGAQYQRHLQQHLLPPKQADKDSLKAQVVASQQAQFAAAVHMALARKDITQATFHLLIRVAQGQRGVMQSYRLQMMDSLLTGILLIAVDLDRASEVARVIVYIPHDPHSPVKDYPNAQAFMTELTDKLRTPSYRQFFSHFVDHGQRGAFFANLEQRLSRVQWHRRQDPLDPSPSWRDTPVTQPRLQYAALPITGDLWEQLYQQKLNKILNDARQLAVSTNDVDSRARWAWWDNVSKMVTQIFNAALMVITPFVPFLGELMMAYTAYQLLDEVVEGVVELAEGQALEAAGHFLGILSEGVELATFGAAGKLVELIPSPFVNQLKPVQVQGKTRLWHPDLRPYAQKNLALPADSSPDTLGLHTHDGKRLLPLDGEHYAVTVDPANGAHRIRHPSREDAYAPRVQHNGHGAWTHEAENPRAWDAPKLMRRLGPWTDALDDPQLEQIRCNSGTEPGVLRGLYVDNSSPPPLLLDSVKRSRLNRETEQLAQRLRTGEAVDSPTYWSPYLATELPGWPASKAIRVYEDTSLTGAHLHYGEADAPDTLAISRQALNQGQLAEQIVDVLDEPQLQALLGPLPSTRAERVTALRNHLADLLTRRHRSVFEYLYNASEHAASARQVVVRQAVPTLPKTLAHTLLEQARPSELKRMDEHSQLPLRMKNLARDLAIDARASHAHEGLYHPAHLTLDTERMLLNTLKFHSDAFADLRMEIREHSALGELRCAAGPDDARQVRVLVRDPQGHYTLYDNERHLLNPASDLYATLLHALPNPTAWKDAPALQTWLTERLATLQERRTALDIPPTPPAVARATEQLLQKPRFRWASKLLGIGPPSLEDRIKALYPRMHEEAIQERVQAYNSPEGEQALKDLEREKKALLAHLENWVQSPTRYNGGDREAQEGERLMRSHLSRAIRRSWENVSGGFTDTFGESHTGGILDLEGWPLGLHLHGSPNPQLPFEFITGLNLNESGLNDTHDGFLALFPNLRVLDLSQNQLTRLPKAVTGMPRLNQLGLGDNPMQWNSASLEQLKSLRNLRALDLSHHRQMTTAPDISGMPHLRELHLAGTGIAEWPTGLFDHPRSEHFVLDLQNTQVRHVPQFLPWQPEAEVVARTRLDRNHLHLDDEERMVSYRLGAGLDPYRTYPPRGEKDSRFWIDEMTSTTQQRRRQALWDELEQEHGSQGFFEVIRSLQPPEAFETQEDGLDYIRNLPQLTENVWRMLEAMHADDALRTRFFSMTSTPGNCADASAQIFNNMGIQTLVHELHRARPRLTSVEFAGRLALLARQTARLDLVNEAARKEVARRLAPPERGGLGLRLTTDVVDGVPGSVDEVQVYAALQTALKHDLHLPWLSSHMVYRQTAGVDDALIARVHQSIINAERRDGLVDRTLAVGFWDKYLEDTYGDELTLNTRQFQDKALRIEDLRDAQDAWAQAQTQSNLKQTLTDLADELGVPHSDVLTGSSMTHSTYRRLFDQLAHQEKELRRQLTSNALVILPEGLEP, via the coding sequence ATGCCCCACCTGCCTAACCCTGCACCCGGCGCCACTCCTCCCGAGGACAAAGGCCCGCACTACGAACTGATCAAGCACAAGATTCCTCCCTGGTTGCTGTCGACCTCGCCGGCCAGGGTCGAGGCACTGCGCAAGGCCCGCCTGGACCTCGCGCCCTGGTCTCATAGCGGGACACCTCAGGCTCACGCCAGCCTCAAGACGGCCAACGCCCAGGCATGGGTCACCCAGAATACGGTGGATGAGCGCCTCAAACAGGTCCAGGACGTATATGCCTTCGCCGAACCGCTGCTGACCCAGGCGCTCAAGACAGAGTACGGCGTGGACGCCAGCGTCCGGGACACCTTCCTGTTCCTGTACAGCGTCAAGGGCACGTTCATCCAGGGCGTCACCAGCCGCAGTGTGTCCTTGCTGGACGCTGCCCTGCAAAACTTTGCCAAGGATGAGCACTTCACCGACGACTCCAGCTACATCAGCCCACCCGACGCCCGCGGCCACTTCACCCTCAAGCCCCTCAAACAGCAGATGAGCATTGCGCAGTTCACCGCCCTGTGCCGACAATTGGACCTGGGCGCCCAGTATCAACGGCACCTGCAGCAGCATTTGTTGCCGCCTAAACAAGCGGACAAAGACAGCCTCAAGGCCCAGGTCGTCGCCAGCCAGCAGGCGCAGTTTGCTGCCGCGGTCCATATGGCTTTAGCCAGGAAGGACATCACGCAGGCCACCTTTCACCTGCTGATACGCGTTGCGCAGGGCCAGCGCGGGGTGATGCAGTCGTATCGATTGCAGATGATGGACAGCCTGCTCACCGGCATCCTGCTGATCGCTGTCGACCTCGACCGGGCCAGCGAAGTGGCGCGGGTGATCGTGTATATCCCCCACGACCCGCACAGCCCGGTCAAGGACTACCCCAACGCCCAGGCGTTCATGACCGAGCTGACCGACAAACTGCGCACACCCAGCTATCGCCAGTTTTTCAGCCATTTTGTCGACCACGGGCAACGCGGGGCGTTCTTTGCCAACCTCGAACAACGCTTGAGCCGCGTGCAGTGGCATCGTCGCCAGGACCCGCTCGACCCAAGCCCGAGCTGGCGCGACACACCCGTGACGCAACCACGCCTGCAGTATGCGGCGCTGCCAATCACGGGCGACCTGTGGGAACAGCTTTACCAACAAAAACTCAACAAGATCCTCAACGATGCGCGACAGCTCGCCGTCAGTACCAACGATGTCGACAGCCGCGCGCGCTGGGCCTGGTGGGACAATGTCAGCAAGATGGTGACGCAGATCTTCAACGCGGCGCTCATGGTGATCACCCCGTTCGTACCGTTCCTGGGGGAACTGATGATGGCCTATACCGCCTACCAATTGCTCGATGAAGTGGTGGAAGGCGTGGTTGAGTTGGCAGAGGGCCAGGCACTGGAAGCGGCCGGCCATTTTCTCGGGATACTCAGCGAAGGGGTGGAGCTGGCGACATTCGGCGCTGCCGGTAAACTGGTCGAGCTGATCCCTTCGCCCTTCGTCAACCAGCTCAAGCCAGTGCAGGTGCAAGGCAAGACCCGCCTGTGGCACCCAGACCTGCGCCCCTACGCACAAAAAAACCTGGCGCTGCCAGCCGATTCCTCACCCGACACGCTCGGCCTGCACACCCATGACGGCAAGCGCCTGCTGCCCCTCGATGGCGAGCACTACGCGGTGACGGTCGACCCGGCAAATGGCGCCCACCGCATCCGCCACCCCAGCCGCGAGGACGCCTATGCACCGCGGGTGCAACACAATGGTCACGGCGCCTGGACCCACGAGGCGGAAAATCCCAGAGCCTGGGACGCACCCAAGTTGATGCGGCGCCTGGGCCCTTGGACCGACGCGCTGGACGATCCGCAGCTGGAGCAAATCCGCTGCAACAGCGGCACTGAGCCTGGGGTGCTGCGTGGCCTGTATGTGGACAACAGCTCCCCGCCGCCACTGCTGCTCGACAGTGTGAAACGCTCTCGTCTCAACCGCGAAACCGAGCAATTGGCCCAGCGCCTGCGCACCGGCGAGGCTGTCGACTCCCCCACCTACTGGAGCCCCTACCTGGCCACCGAGTTGCCCGGCTGGCCGGCGAGCAAGGCCATCCGCGTATACGAAGACACCAGCCTGACGGGCGCGCACCTGCACTACGGCGAGGCCGATGCACCTGACACCCTGGCCATCAGCCGCCAGGCACTCAACCAAGGCCAACTGGCGGAGCAGATCGTGGACGTTCTTGACGAACCCCAGTTGCAGGCGCTGTTGGGCCCGCTACCGAGCACGCGCGCGGAGCGGGTGACGGCCCTGCGCAATCACCTGGCCGACCTGCTCACCCGCCGCCACCGTTCGGTATTCGAGTACCTGTACAACGCCAGCGAACACGCGGCCAGCGCACGCCAGGTGGTGGTGCGCCAAGCAGTGCCGACGCTGCCGAAAACCCTGGCTCACACGCTGTTGGAGCAGGCTCGGCCCTCAGAGCTAAAACGCATGGACGAGCACAGCCAATTGCCTTTGCGCATGAAAAACCTGGCCCGCGACCTGGCCATTGACGCACGTGCCAGCCATGCCCACGAAGGCCTTTACCACCCAGCCCACCTTACCCTCGACACCGAGCGCATGTTGCTCAACACCCTGAAGTTTCACAGCGATGCCTTCGCCGACTTGCGCATGGAGATACGCGAACACAGCGCCCTCGGCGAGCTTCGTTGTGCGGCCGGCCCGGATGACGCTCGGCAGGTGCGTGTCCTGGTGCGCGATCCCCAAGGCCACTACACGCTTTACGACAACGAGCGCCACCTGCTCAATCCCGCAAGCGATCTCTACGCGACCCTTTTGCATGCGCTGCCGAACCCTACGGCATGGAAGGACGCGCCCGCGTTGCAAACCTGGCTGACGGAGCGCCTGGCAACCCTGCAGGAACGTCGTACCGCCCTGGACATCCCGCCCACGCCACCCGCCGTGGCCCGTGCCACTGAGCAACTGCTGCAAAAACCCAGGTTCCGCTGGGCGAGCAAACTGCTGGGCATCGGGCCGCCGTCCCTGGAAGACCGTATCAAGGCGCTCTACCCCCGGATGCACGAAGAGGCCATCCAAGAGCGGGTGCAGGCCTACAATTCACCCGAAGGCGAGCAGGCCCTCAAAGACCTTGAACGTGAAAAAAAGGCGCTGCTGGCACACCTGGAAAACTGGGTGCAATCCCCCACGCGCTACAACGGCGGCGACCGCGAAGCCCAGGAAGGCGAACGGTTGATGCGCTCGCACCTGTCTCGGGCGATTCGCAGGAGTTGGGAAAATGTGTCCGGCGGCTTTACCGACACTTTTGGCGAAAGCCATACCGGTGGCATCCTCGACCTCGAAGGCTGGCCCCTGGGCCTGCACCTGCATGGGTCGCCCAACCCGCAGTTGCCATTTGAATTCATCACCGGCCTGAACCTGAACGAGAGCGGCCTGAACGACACCCATGACGGCTTCCTGGCCTTGTTCCCCAACCTGCGGGTACTTGACCTGAGCCAAAACCAATTGACCCGGCTGCCCAAGGCGGTGACCGGCATGCCACGCCTCAACCAACTGGGCCTGGGTGACAACCCGATGCAATGGAACAGCGCCAGCCTGGAGCAGCTCAAAAGCCTGCGTAACCTCAGGGCCCTGGACCTCAGCCATCACCGGCAGATGACCACCGCCCCCGACATCAGCGGCATGCCGCACCTGCGGGAGCTGCACCTGGCCGGAACCGGCATTGCCGAATGGCCCACCGGCCTGTTTGATCACCCACGGTCCGAGCACTTCGTACTCGACCTGCAAAATACTCAGGTCAGGCACGTGCCGCAGTTCCTGCCCTGGCAACCCGAGGCCGAGGTGGTGGCGCGTACCCGACTGGACCGTAACCACCTGCACCTGGACGACGAGGAGCGCATGGTCAGCTATCGCCTGGGGGCAGGCCTTGACCCCTATCGGACGTATCCACCGAGAGGCGAAAAAGACAGCCGCTTCTGGATTGACGAAATGACGAGCACTACCCAACAGCGCAGGCGCCAGGCGCTATGGGACGAGCTGGAACAGGAGCACGGTTCACAAGGCTTTTTCGAGGTGATCCGCAGCCTGCAGCCACCAGAAGCGTTCGAAACCCAGGAAGACGGCCTGGACTACATTCGCAACCTCCCGCAACTGACTGAAAACGTCTGGCGCATGCTCGAGGCCATGCACGCCGACGACGCCTTGCGCACGCGCTTTTTCAGCATGACCAGCACCCCCGGCAACTGTGCCGACGCCAGCGCGCAAATCTTCAATAACATGGGGATCCAGACGCTGGTGCACGAGCTGCACCGCGCTCGCCCACGATTGACGTCGGTAGAATTTGCCGGACGCCTGGCCCTACTGGCCCGCCAGACCGCACGTCTGGACTTGGTCAACGAAGCGGCCCGCAAGGAAGTCGCCCGCCGCCTTGCACCACCCGAGCGCGGGGGGCTGGGACTGCGCCTGACCACCGACGTGGTTGACGGCGTGCCGGGCAGCGTTGATGAAGTACAGGTGTACGCGGCCTTGCAGACCGCTCTCAAGCACGACCTGCATTTGCCCTGGCTGTCTTCACACATGGTCTATCGTCAAACCGCCGGTGTAGACGACGCGCTGATCGCCCGCGTGCACCAGAGCATCATCAATGCCGAACGGCGTGATGGCCTGGTCGACCGTACCCTTGCGGTGGGCTTTTGGGATAAGTACCTGGAGGATACTTACGGCGATGAGCTGACGCTCAATACCCGCCAGTTCCAGGATAAAGCCCTGCGCATCGAAGACCTGCGCGATGCACAAGACGCCTGGGCCCAGGCGCAGACCCAGTCGAATCTCAAGCAGACCCTCACCGACCTGGCCGATGAACTGGGCGTGCCTCACAGCGACGTGCTGACTGGGTCATCCATGACCCACAGCACTTACCGGCGCTTGTTCGACCAGTTGGCCCACCAAGAAAAAGAACTGCGCCGACAGCTCACATCGAACGCCTTGGTCATCCTACCGGAGGGGCTGGAACCCTAG
- a CDS encoding dermonecrotic toxin domain-containing protein: protein MPLAASALRQAHIEQIETLFNAPPSLLTVALDSAQAYLDRYFSGRKEHAGLLHIATPEDQLDAGAWHYASLPQMVVERLAAARPVLLVQDYHTVVRRVREVFEPGGPSLAELEVVINECGTFLLEAFAQRLQAWWHEAMPMDMVRWGYLSDELLALFYDTPMPPGMSPARFAELFPKTLLRPTRPDRQWSLHSAVLRVQTLHLWQNQLRTLPWLLFERTLAQGGTSSLLYNPALGITPIEDIDDIGGVLAAEVEPSPAGQVAHWFSRPVEGDPFDALAASYLERQLRDLDRIDRRLPRTAQAWQQLLNDITDPLHWFVARLSPLQQKLRVGLPLWLSQADATDSAACAQLLRGWVLTGHAEGAHDYLEGIPTIEQFAVEQLQGCLQQQPVTAKLKAQEISIRFDRVIGAAVPLPGGFIAGEVEPVTVTLVQLALENLAGFPHTPKSISLKGEKAPPGLTYNLLSACIKQVEIGQSYPLLLKRKLVDDVSEATRRQRLFSRQLRSQLPLLALEYKIQGLHGLTLNGFLRLQAALQATPVQRLLDGQAMALWPLAFRAAPDQVADVVANQFIIGPQAGHEGPHLLYRPLLSPTLQEYESLAALLEAIRATGELQDQVLSWIDARRQAIYANGGFIEPHIRHFLPSDEFTVYTKPAPAHLHKQVADGDPAQQVFVATAEALVTLADRQSQSNTEQRWASLKQLGWLLFTNLLPLLRGPAALAGWLLQLTDSVREDLQSLHSSDTQARAAAVTDMLVNLMAVMAHQAAPHDVQRDLDLEHPAFAPLARAEPVPAAPVRGSPPASFSAPLGWANARDTLTPAMQARLTALSLKSQPTPDYLKQAEASGPLQGLLKPASAVGGYWQALVRGRVYRIQIQQGRVRVVSATGEILGPWLKHLGNGRWDIDLGLHLRGGAADYALQDARQAASTQRESLNRDYQQARQDQMRARQAMAVARALVEQPEGAIDEPRRVQARQRYHQEAEHALDFAQKELRTLRALRELAPRPRYEEELCGALESVVLGTQLLSSLTREQMVAVNARLDPVFKLLEDETEGEAQSDINRQAHVQLGQGLRELATLHDNAIHWRTLEDRHLDQLLRVPRLGRDKAEALTAGLPPRPSVQDLQALQFTTLWSIAIDVAGPPLEDAFFDSVSETINRARRANRSMADLRHVQVTDQERVELLESIDQVYAQTDDQIEFWRAMEPDKFNVDYLQKLQALLTQLHLHIEGQLSDLSQPAAKSRPRTKPPAPVPGARRKKIIRTRNRDLYVAQLSDLPSDQPAAELRDPSGQVIAAFTEAEDGVWDAQPTPPRRHPNRALSSLMEKGEALVATVDKAINQVKGMIPSVNQPSSLQYLLESQATRRRWVAEDINKKLSMLDSARLAVVQQANARAMVSRLHASVASLEAAGLEARIRASKARPITQDTLEFLHRHHEVRITRRGGRVALKGHRDDYLQVYAVADAANGEALCVAHFHYTTQKALDDHFMAAHLKRPEQEHLGRQDQAEVEADRFARIRRGQTGQLEPVLQIERQAISLAVARRLFFSLD, encoded by the coding sequence ATGCCCCTCGCCGCCAGTGCCCTGCGCCAAGCGCATATCGAACAGATCGAAACCTTGTTCAACGCCCCACCGTCCTTGTTGACCGTGGCCCTGGACAGTGCCCAGGCCTACCTGGACCGCTATTTCAGTGGGCGTAAGGAGCACGCCGGATTGCTCCATATCGCGACCCCTGAAGATCAACTCGACGCGGGGGCCTGGCACTATGCCTCGTTACCGCAGATGGTGGTGGAACGCCTGGCGGCTGCCCGGCCCGTGTTGTTGGTGCAGGACTATCACACGGTGGTTCGGCGCGTACGCGAGGTGTTTGAGCCCGGCGGGCCGAGCCTTGCCGAGCTGGAGGTAGTGATCAACGAATGCGGTACCTTTCTGCTGGAGGCTTTTGCCCAGCGATTGCAGGCGTGGTGGCACGAGGCAATGCCCATGGACATGGTGCGCTGGGGGTATTTGTCCGACGAATTGCTGGCGCTGTTCTACGATACCCCCATGCCGCCCGGCATGAGCCCGGCGCGCTTCGCCGAGCTGTTTCCCAAAACATTGCTGCGCCCGACCCGGCCCGACCGTCAGTGGAGCCTGCACAGCGCGGTATTGCGCGTGCAAACGCTGCACCTGTGGCAAAACCAGTTACGCACGCTGCCCTGGCTGCTGTTTGAGCGGACCCTGGCGCAGGGGGGGACGTCTTCGCTGCTTTACAACCCGGCCTTGGGAATCACCCCCATTGAGGACATAGACGATATAGGGGGGGTGTTGGCTGCCGAGGTGGAACCGTCACCGGCAGGGCAAGTCGCACATTGGTTTTCCCGGCCGGTGGAGGGTGACCCCTTCGACGCCTTGGCAGCCAGTTACCTGGAGCGGCAATTGCGTGACCTCGACCGCATCGACCGACGGTTGCCACGAACAGCCCAGGCTTGGCAACAGTTGCTGAACGACATCACTGACCCCCTTCATTGGTTTGTCGCGCGCCTGAGTCCGCTCCAACAGAAATTGCGTGTAGGTTTGCCGTTGTGGCTGAGCCAGGCCGATGCCACCGACAGTGCCGCCTGCGCTCAATTGCTGCGCGGCTGGGTGCTGACCGGTCATGCCGAGGGCGCACACGACTACCTGGAAGGCATCCCGACGATCGAGCAGTTTGCCGTCGAGCAATTGCAGGGGTGTTTGCAGCAGCAGCCGGTGACGGCCAAGCTGAAAGCACAAGAGATCAGCATCCGGTTCGATCGCGTGATTGGCGCTGCCGTACCGCTGCCGGGCGGCTTCATCGCTGGAGAAGTCGAACCCGTCACCGTGACCCTGGTGCAATTGGCCCTGGAAAACCTCGCCGGCTTTCCCCATACGCCCAAGTCGATCAGCCTCAAGGGCGAAAAGGCCCCGCCAGGGCTGACATATAACCTGCTCAGCGCCTGCATCAAGCAGGTCGAAATCGGGCAATCCTATCCGCTGTTGCTCAAGCGCAAGCTGGTGGACGACGTATCTGAAGCCACTCGACGCCAGCGGTTGTTCAGTCGGCAGCTGCGTAGCCAATTGCCGCTGCTCGCTTTGGAATACAAGATCCAGGGCCTGCACGGCCTGACTCTTAACGGTTTCCTGCGCTTGCAGGCCGCGTTGCAGGCTACCCCGGTCCAACGCCTGCTCGATGGACAAGCCATGGCCCTGTGGCCGCTGGCGTTCCGGGCTGCGCCCGATCAGGTGGCGGACGTGGTTGCCAACCAGTTCATTATCGGGCCACAGGCCGGGCACGAAGGACCGCACCTGCTGTACCGGCCACTGCTGAGTCCAACGCTGCAGGAGTATGAAAGCCTGGCGGCGTTGTTAGAGGCGATCAGGGCTACGGGCGAATTGCAAGATCAGGTGCTGAGCTGGATAGATGCGCGGCGCCAGGCGATCTATGCCAACGGTGGTTTCATCGAGCCGCACATCCGGCACTTTTTACCGTCGGATGAGTTCACGGTCTACACCAAACCAGCTCCGGCACACCTGCACAAACAGGTGGCGGACGGCGATCCGGCGCAACAGGTCTTCGTTGCAACCGCTGAGGCACTGGTAACCCTGGCCGACCGCCAGTCGCAGTCCAATACCGAACAGCGCTGGGCCTCCCTGAAACAGCTCGGTTGGCTGCTGTTCACCAACCTGCTGCCGCTGCTGCGTGGGCCGGCGGCGTTGGCCGGTTGGCTGCTGCAGTTGACCGACAGCGTGCGAGAGGATCTTCAGAGCCTGCACAGCAGCGACACCCAGGCGCGAGCCGCCGCGGTCACGGACATGCTGGTCAACCTGATGGCGGTGATGGCGCATCAGGCTGCCCCCCATGACGTGCAGCGCGATCTGGACCTGGAGCATCCGGCGTTTGCGCCATTGGCCCGCGCCGAACCGGTGCCTGCCGCGCCAGTGCGGGGGAGCCCTCCGGCATCATTCAGTGCGCCGCTTGGCTGGGCCAATGCACGGGATACCCTGACCCCGGCCATGCAGGCGCGGCTGACGGCCTTGAGCCTCAAGTCGCAGCCCACGCCCGACTATCTGAAACAGGCTGAAGCCAGCGGCCCTTTGCAGGGGTTGTTGAAACCCGCATCGGCTGTCGGCGGGTACTGGCAGGCGCTGGTACGCGGGCGGGTCTATCGCATTCAGATCCAACAGGGCCGGGTACGGGTGGTCAGTGCCACGGGCGAAATCCTCGGGCCCTGGCTCAAACACCTGGGCAACGGGCGTTGGGACATCGACCTGGGCCTGCACCTGCGTGGCGGTGCGGCCGACTATGCCCTGCAGGACGCTCGCCAGGCAGCGAGTACACAGCGCGAAAGCCTGAACCGCGATTACCAGCAGGCGCGCCAGGACCAGATGCGGGCCCGCCAGGCGATGGCGGTCGCCCGTGCACTGGTCGAACAGCCGGAAGGCGCTATTGATGAGCCACGTCGGGTGCAAGCCCGGCAGCGTTATCACCAGGAAGCCGAGCACGCCCTTGATTTTGCCCAGAAGGAACTGCGCACCCTGCGCGCGTTGCGCGAATTGGCGCCGCGACCGCGTTATGAAGAAGAACTGTGCGGCGCCCTGGAGTCAGTCGTGCTGGGCACGCAATTGCTCAGCTCCCTGACCCGCGAGCAGATGGTGGCAGTCAATGCACGGCTCGATCCGGTGTTCAAATTGTTGGAGGACGAAACCGAGGGAGAGGCTCAGTCGGACATCAACCGCCAGGCCCACGTGCAGTTGGGGCAGGGCCTGCGCGAATTGGCGACGCTGCATGACAACGCCATACACTGGCGCACCCTGGAGGACCGTCACCTTGACCAACTGCTGCGTGTCCCCAGGCTCGGCCGCGACAAGGCCGAGGCCTTGACGGCAGGCTTGCCCCCACGGCCATCGGTGCAGGACCTGCAAGCCCTGCAGTTCACCACGTTGTGGAGCATCGCCATCGATGTGGCAGGCCCGCCTTTGGAGGACGCCTTCTTCGACAGCGTCAGCGAAACCATCAACCGGGCGCGCCGGGCCAACCGTTCCATGGCGGACTTGCGTCACGTGCAGGTCACTGACCAGGAGCGCGTCGAATTGCTGGAGAGCATTGACCAGGTCTACGCGCAAACCGACGATCAGATCGAATTCTGGCGGGCCATGGAGCCGGACAAGTTCAACGTGGATTACCTGCAAAAACTCCAGGCATTGCTGACACAGCTGCATCTGCACATCGAGGGCCAACTGAGCGACCTGTCGCAGCCGGCCGCCAAGTCCAGGCCACGGACCAAGCCGCCCGCACCCGTGCCAGGGGCAAGGCGCAAGAAGATCATCCGCACGCGTAACCGCGACCTGTATGTTGCCCAACTGAGCGACCTGCCGTCGGACCAGCCAGCGGCCGAACTGCGTGACCCTTCGGGCCAAGTCATCGCCGCTTTCACCGAAGCCGAAGACGGCGTGTGGGATGCCCAGCCGACCCCCCCACGGCGCCACCCCAATCGGGCATTGAGCAGCCTGATGGAAAAGGGCGAAGCCTTGGTGGCCACGGTTGATAAAGCCATCAATCAGGTAAAGGGCATGATCCCTAGCGTCAACCAGCCGTCGAGCCTGCAATACCTGCTGGAATCCCAGGCCACCCGTCGACGCTGGGTGGCCGAGGACATCAACAAGAAGTTGAGTATGCTCGACAGTGCGCGGCTGGCAGTGGTGCAACAGGCCAATGCCCGGGCCATGGTCAGCCGCTTGCACGCCTCGGTGGCGAGCCTTGAGGCAGCCGGCCTGGAGGCTCGCATACGGGCGAGCAAGGCACGGCCGATCACCCAGGACACGCTGGAGTTCCTGCATCGCCACCACGAGGTTCGGATAACCCGGCGCGGCGGGCGGGTGGCGCTCAAGGGGCACCGCGACGACTACCTGCAGGTCTATGCCGTCGCCGATGCCGCGAACGGCGAAGCGCTGTGTGTTGCCCATTTCCATTACACGACGCAGAAGGCGTTGGACGATCATTTCATGGCCGCCCACCTCAAGCGTCCCGAGCAGGAACACCTGGGCCGTCAGGACCAGGCCGAAGTCGAGGCGGACAGGTTTGCGCGTATTCGTCGCGGGCAGACTGGTCAGTTGGAACCGGTGCTTCAGATCGAACGTCAAGCCATCTCTCTGGCCGTGGCCAGGCGTCTGTTTTTCAGCCTCGACTGA